The following proteins are encoded in a genomic region of Arachis stenosperma cultivar V10309 chromosome 4, arast.V10309.gnm1.PFL2, whole genome shotgun sequence:
- the LOC130973939 gene encoding protein RALF-like 22 yields the protein MTLVIVLLLLVLFSPCNSLSSSSMDLNTSDLNAVSRRVCRKSIVECLAENEMMDSESNRRILAMQQQKRYISYDTLKRDMVPCDRAGASYYNCHARQANPYNRGCEVITACARGVQASHN from the coding sequence ATGACacttgttattgttcttcttcttcttgttctgtTCTCCCCCTGCAATTCCCTCTCTTCATCTTCTATGGACCTCAACACAAGTGATCTGAATGCGGTTTCCAGAAGGGTATGCAGAAAGAGCATTGTAGAGTGTTTGGCTGAGAATGAAATGATGGATTCAGAGAGTAACAGAAGAATCCTTGCAATGCAGCAGCAAAAGAGGTACATAAGCTATGACACATTGAAAAGAGACATGGTTCCTTGTGATAGAGCTGGTGCTTCTTACTACAATTGTCATGCAAGGCAAGCAAACCCTTACAATAGAGGATGTGAAGTTATTACTGCTTGTGCTAGAGGTGTTCAAGCATCTCACAATTGA
- the LOC130974397 gene encoding glutamate decarboxylase 4-like isoform X1, which yields MNFSVLKSATYSTVVVPKPASQSDLFLHSNNHPSRHARAFLPRCSFNEMPQKSMAKKTAYAKIREELKLDAKPKMNLASFVTTSMEEECNTLMMESFKKNYVNMDEYPATTQLHNRCVNMIARLFNAEIGENENAIGTGTVGSSEAIMLAGLAFKKKWQNKLKAQGKPYHKPNIVTGANVQVCWEKFAMYFDVELRKVDVGEGYYVMDPTKAIEMVDENTICVAAILGSTYNGEFEDVKLLNDLLLQQNKKNGWDTPIHVDAASGGFVAPFLYPELEWDFRLPLVKSINVSGHKYGLVYAGIGWVIWRGKEDLPQELIFNINYLGADQPTFTLNFSKGSSQIIAQYYQLVHLGREGYQRVMEKCKENAMVVKQGLEKTGCFNILSKDNGVPLVAFSLKDTSHGDEFKISEMLRRLHGWVVPAYPMPSGAEHVNVLRAVVRAEFSREMAEKLVLDIENVLQELGKLGPKYTPKVTKIAKRKIIVRESNKHHKVLAA from the exons ATGAATTTTTCGGTTCTAAAATCAGCAACATATTCCACAGTGGTTGTTCCAAAACCAGCTTCTCAATCCGATCTCTTTCTTCACTCTAATAACCACCCTTCTCGCCATGCCAGGGCGTTTCTTCCCAg ATGCAGCTTTAATGAGATGCCGCAGAAATCAATGGCGAAGAAGACGGCTTACGCGAAGATAAGGGAGGAGTTGAAACTTGATGCAAAGCCAAAGATGAACTTGGCTTCCTTTGTGACCACGTCAATGGAGGAAGAATGTAACACACTCATGATGGAATCCTTCAAGAAGAACTATGTTAACATGGACGAGTACCCTGCCACCACTCAACTTCAC AATAGATGTGTGAACATGATAGCACGTTTGTTCAACGCTGAAATTGGAGAAAATGAGAACGCAATTGGAACAGGAACTGTTGGATCTTCAGAGGCCATAATGCTGGCGGGCCTTGCATTCAAGAAAAAATGGCAGAACAAGCTCAAGGCCCAAGGAAAGCCCTATCATAAGCCCAACATTGTCACTGGTGCCAATGTCCAG GTATGTTGGGAAAAATTTGCAATGTATTTCGATGTAGAGTTGAGAAAAGTGGATGTTGGAGAAGGGTATTATGTGATGGACCCTACTAAAGCCATTGAAATGGTTGATGAGAACACTATCTGTGTGGCTGCAATCTTGGGTTCAACTTATAATGGCGAATTTGAAGATGTTAAGTTGCTTAACGACCTCTTACTacaacaaaacaagaaaaatgg ATGGGATACACCGATTCATGTTGATGCAGCAAGTGGCGGGTTTGTTGCTCCTTTTCTTTATCCAGAGCTAGAATGGGATTTCAGGCTTCCATTGGTGAAGAGCATAAATGTTAGTGGCCACAAGTATGGTCTTGTTTATGCAGGCATTGGTTGGGTTATTTGGAGAGGTAAAGAGGACTTGCCTCAAGAGCTTATCTTCAATATTAATTACCTTGGAGCAGACCAACCCACCTTTACCCTTAATTTTTCTAAAG GGTCTAGTCAGATTATTGCACAATATTATCAACTAGTTCACCTTGGCAGAGAG GGATACCAAAGAGTAATGGAAAAGTGCAAAGAAAATGCAATGGTGGTGAAACAAGGATTGGAGAAAACAGGGTGCTTTAACATACTCTCAAAGGACAATGGTGTTCCTCTGGTAGCCTTTTCTCTTAAGGACACAAGCCATGGTGACGAGTTCAAGATATCGGAGATGCTACGCCGCCTCCACGGTTGGGTTGTGCCGGCTTATCCAATGCCGTCCGGTGCGGAGCATGTCAATGTGCTCCGCGCTGTGGTTAGAGCCGAGTTTTCGCGCGAGATGGCCGAAAAACTCGTGCTCGACATAGAAAATGTGTTGCAAGAACTTGGGAAGCTTGGTCCCAAGTACACACCAAAAGTGACCAAAATTGCAAAGAGGAAAATCATTGTCCGAGAATCCAACAAGCATCACAAAGTCTTGGCAGCATAG
- the LOC130974397 gene encoding glutamate decarboxylase 1-like isoform X3: MLTWTSTLPPLNFTCVNMIARLFNAEIGENENAIGTGTVGSSEAIMLAGLAFKKKWQNKLKAQGKPYHKPNIVTGANVQVCWEKFAMYFDVELRKVDVGEGYYVMDPTKAIEMVDENTICVAAILGSTYNGEFEDVKLLNDLLLQQNKKNGWDTPIHVDAASGGFVAPFLYPELEWDFRLPLVKSINVSGHKYGLVYAGIGWVIWRGKEDLPQELIFNINYLGADQPTFTLNFSKGSSQIIAQYYQLVHLGREGYQRVMEKCKENAMVVKQGLEKTGCFNILSKDNGVPLVAFSLKDTSHGDEFKISEMLRRLHGWVVPAYPMPSGAEHVNVLRAVVRAEFSREMAEKLVLDIENVLQELGKLGPKYTPKVTKIAKRKIIVRESNKHHKVLAA, from the exons ATGTTAACATGGACGAGTACCCTGCCACCACTCAACTTCAC ATGTGTGAACATGATAGCACGTTTGTTCAACGCTGAAATTGGAGAAAATGAGAACGCAATTGGAACAGGAACTGTTGGATCTTCAGAGGCCATAATGCTGGCGGGCCTTGCATTCAAGAAAAAATGGCAGAACAAGCTCAAGGCCCAAGGAAAGCCCTATCATAAGCCCAACATTGTCACTGGTGCCAATGTCCAG GTATGTTGGGAAAAATTTGCAATGTATTTCGATGTAGAGTTGAGAAAAGTGGATGTTGGAGAAGGGTATTATGTGATGGACCCTACTAAAGCCATTGAAATGGTTGATGAGAACACTATCTGTGTGGCTGCAATCTTGGGTTCAACTTATAATGGCGAATTTGAAGATGTTAAGTTGCTTAACGACCTCTTACTacaacaaaacaagaaaaatgg ATGGGATACACCGATTCATGTTGATGCAGCAAGTGGCGGGTTTGTTGCTCCTTTTCTTTATCCAGAGCTAGAATGGGATTTCAGGCTTCCATTGGTGAAGAGCATAAATGTTAGTGGCCACAAGTATGGTCTTGTTTATGCAGGCATTGGTTGGGTTATTTGGAGAGGTAAAGAGGACTTGCCTCAAGAGCTTATCTTCAATATTAATTACCTTGGAGCAGACCAACCCACCTTTACCCTTAATTTTTCTAAAG GGTCTAGTCAGATTATTGCACAATATTATCAACTAGTTCACCTTGGCAGAGAG GGATACCAAAGAGTAATGGAAAAGTGCAAAGAAAATGCAATGGTGGTGAAACAAGGATTGGAGAAAACAGGGTGCTTTAACATACTCTCAAAGGACAATGGTGTTCCTCTGGTAGCCTTTTCTCTTAAGGACACAAGCCATGGTGACGAGTTCAAGATATCGGAGATGCTACGCCGCCTCCACGGTTGGGTTGTGCCGGCTTATCCAATGCCGTCCGGTGCGGAGCATGTCAATGTGCTCCGCGCTGTGGTTAGAGCCGAGTTTTCGCGCGAGATGGCCGAAAAACTCGTGCTCGACATAGAAAATGTGTTGCAAGAACTTGGGAAGCTTGGTCCCAAGTACACACCAAAAGTGACCAAAATTGCAAAGAGGAAAATCATTGTCCGAGAATCCAACAAGCATCACAAAGTCTTGGCAGCATAG
- the LOC130974397 gene encoding glutamate decarboxylase-like isoform X2 → MNFSVLKSATYSTVVVPKPASQSDLFLHSNNHPSRHARAFLPSFNEMPQKSMAKKTAYAKIREELKLDAKPKMNLASFVTTSMEEECNTLMMESFKKNYVNMDEYPATTQLHNRCVNMIARLFNAEIGENENAIGTGTVGSSEAIMLAGLAFKKKWQNKLKAQGKPYHKPNIVTGANVQVCWEKFAMYFDVELRKVDVGEGYYVMDPTKAIEMVDENTICVAAILGSTYNGEFEDVKLLNDLLLQQNKKNGWDTPIHVDAASGGFVAPFLYPELEWDFRLPLVKSINVSGHKYGLVYAGIGWVIWRGKEDLPQELIFNINYLGADQPTFTLNFSKGSSQIIAQYYQLVHLGREGYQRVMEKCKENAMVVKQGLEKTGCFNILSKDNGVPLVAFSLKDTSHGDEFKISEMLRRLHGWVVPAYPMPSGAEHVNVLRAVVRAEFSREMAEKLVLDIENVLQELGKLGPKYTPKVTKIAKRKIIVRESNKHHKVLAA, encoded by the exons ATGAATTTTTCGGTTCTAAAATCAGCAACATATTCCACAGTGGTTGTTCCAAAACCAGCTTCTCAATCCGATCTCTTTCTTCACTCTAATAACCACCCTTCTCGCCATGCCAGGGCGTTTCTTCCCAg CTTTAATGAGATGCCGCAGAAATCAATGGCGAAGAAGACGGCTTACGCGAAGATAAGGGAGGAGTTGAAACTTGATGCAAAGCCAAAGATGAACTTGGCTTCCTTTGTGACCACGTCAATGGAGGAAGAATGTAACACACTCATGATGGAATCCTTCAAGAAGAACTATGTTAACATGGACGAGTACCCTGCCACCACTCAACTTCAC AATAGATGTGTGAACATGATAGCACGTTTGTTCAACGCTGAAATTGGAGAAAATGAGAACGCAATTGGAACAGGAACTGTTGGATCTTCAGAGGCCATAATGCTGGCGGGCCTTGCATTCAAGAAAAAATGGCAGAACAAGCTCAAGGCCCAAGGAAAGCCCTATCATAAGCCCAACATTGTCACTGGTGCCAATGTCCAG GTATGTTGGGAAAAATTTGCAATGTATTTCGATGTAGAGTTGAGAAAAGTGGATGTTGGAGAAGGGTATTATGTGATGGACCCTACTAAAGCCATTGAAATGGTTGATGAGAACACTATCTGTGTGGCTGCAATCTTGGGTTCAACTTATAATGGCGAATTTGAAGATGTTAAGTTGCTTAACGACCTCTTACTacaacaaaacaagaaaaatgg ATGGGATACACCGATTCATGTTGATGCAGCAAGTGGCGGGTTTGTTGCTCCTTTTCTTTATCCAGAGCTAGAATGGGATTTCAGGCTTCCATTGGTGAAGAGCATAAATGTTAGTGGCCACAAGTATGGTCTTGTTTATGCAGGCATTGGTTGGGTTATTTGGAGAGGTAAAGAGGACTTGCCTCAAGAGCTTATCTTCAATATTAATTACCTTGGAGCAGACCAACCCACCTTTACCCTTAATTTTTCTAAAG GGTCTAGTCAGATTATTGCACAATATTATCAACTAGTTCACCTTGGCAGAGAG GGATACCAAAGAGTAATGGAAAAGTGCAAAGAAAATGCAATGGTGGTGAAACAAGGATTGGAGAAAACAGGGTGCTTTAACATACTCTCAAAGGACAATGGTGTTCCTCTGGTAGCCTTTTCTCTTAAGGACACAAGCCATGGTGACGAGTTCAAGATATCGGAGATGCTACGCCGCCTCCACGGTTGGGTTGTGCCGGCTTATCCAATGCCGTCCGGTGCGGAGCATGTCAATGTGCTCCGCGCTGTGGTTAGAGCCGAGTTTTCGCGCGAGATGGCCGAAAAACTCGTGCTCGACATAGAAAATGTGTTGCAAGAACTTGGGAAGCTTGGTCCCAAGTACACACCAAAAGTGACCAAAATTGCAAAGAGGAAAATCATTGTCCGAGAATCCAACAAGCATCACAAAGTCTTGGCAGCATAG
- the LOC130976589 gene encoding adenosylhomocysteinase-like yields the protein MALLVDKTTSGREYKVKDMSQADFGRLEIELAEVEMPGLMSSRAEFGPSQPFKGARITGSLHMTIQTAVLIETLTALGAEVRWCSCNIFSTQDHAAAAIARDSAAVFAWKGETLQEYWWCTERSLDWGPSGGPDLIVDDGGDATLLIHEGVKAEEEYEKTGKLPDSSSTDNAEFQIVLTIIRDGLKTDPKKYHKMKERLVGVSEETTTGVKRLYQMQASGTLLFPAINVNDSVTKSKFDNLYGCRHSLPDGLMRATDVMIAGKVAVIAGYGDVGKGCAAAMKQAGARVIVTEIDPICALQALMEGFQVLTLEDILSEADIFVTTTGNKDIIMVSHMKKMKNNAIICNIGHFDNEIDMHGLETYPGVKRITIKPQTDRWVFPETNSGIIVLAEGRLMNLGCATGHPSFVMSCSFTNQVIAQLELWKEKGTGKYEKKVYVLPKHLDEKVASLHLGKLGAKLTRLSKDQADYISVPVEGPYKPAHYRY from the exons ATGGCGTTACTCGTCGATAAGACCACCAGTGGTAGAGAGTACAAAGTCAAGGACATGTCCCAGGCCGACTTCGGCCGCCTCGAGATCGAGCTGGCCGAAGTAGAAATGCCTGGGCTCATGTCCAGTCGGGCCGAATTCGGCCCGTCACAGCCCTTCAAGGGAGCCCGCATCACCGGCTCCCTTCACATGACCATCCAGACAGCTGTCCTCATCGAGACTCTCACCGCTCTCGGCGCTGAGGTCCGCTGGTGCTCATGCAACATTTTCTCCACGCAGGACCACGCCGCCGCCGCCATCGCTCGCGACTCCGCTGCCGTCTTCGCCTGGAAGGGCGAGACCCTCCAGGAGTACTGGTGGTGCACCGAGAGGTCCCTCGACTGGGGACCTTCCGGTGGCCCTGACCTCATCGTGGATGATGGTGGCGATGCCACGCTGCTCATCCACGAAGGGGTGAAGGCCGAGGAAGAGTACGAGAAGACGGGTAAGTTACCAGACTCGTCTTCTACGGACAATGCGGAGTTCCAGATCGTGTTAACGATCATAAGAGATGGGTTGAAGACGGATCCCAAGAAGTACCATAAAATGAAAGAGAGGCTTGTTGGTGTGTCCGAGGAAACTACCACCGGTGTCAAGAGGTTGTACCAGATGCAAGCCAGTGGGACCCTCTTGTTCCCTGCCATTAATGTTAATGACTCTGTTACCAAGAGCAAG TTTGATAACCTCTACGGATGCCGTCACTCTCTCCCTGATGGGCTGATGAGAGCCACCGACGTCATGATCGCCGGCAAGGTTGCCGTGATTGCCGGCTATGGAGATGTGGGAAAGGGCTGCGCCGCCGCAATGAAGCAGGCCGGGGCGCGAGTCATTGTGACCGAGATCGATCCCATATGCGCCCTCCAAGCTCTCATGGAAGGCTTCCAAGTCCTGACCCTTGAGGATATCCTCTCAGAAGCTGACATCTTTGTAACCACCACAG GTAACAAGGACATCATCATGGTGAGTCAtatgaagaaaatgaagaacaatgCGATTATCTGCAACATTGGGCACTTCGACAACGAGATAGACATGCATGGACTTGAGACATACCCCGGCGTGAAGCGCATCACGATAAAGCCTCAGACTGACAGGTGGGTGTTCCCGGAGACGAACTCCGGCATCATCGTGTTGGCTGAAGGGCGTCTGATGAACCTTGGGTGCGCAACAGGGCACCCAAGTTTCGTGATGTCGTGTTCTTTCACAAACCAAGTGATTGCTCAGCTTGAACTGTGGAAGGAGAAGGGGACAGGCAAGTATGAGAAGAAGGTTTATGTTTTGCCCAAACACCTTGATGAGAAGGTTGCTTCTCTTCATCTTGGAAAGCTTGGCGCTAAACTCACAAGGCTTAGCAAAGATCAAGCTGATTACATTAGTGTGCCTGTTGAGGGTCCCTATAAGCCTGCTCATTATAGGTACTAA
- the LOC130974211 gene encoding general transcription and DNA repair factor IIH subunit TFB1-1-like yields the protein MSSGKVVKKAKYKATVKDPGTPGILVLTEEKFVFKPNDPTSSNKLEVDFKFIKSHKHTKEGSNKPPWLNLTHSQGSYIFELETFSDLHVCRELVGIALSKHGEAAKVVSEEQLSAAEMGQRIKLLQEDSKLQKLHKELVASGKLTESEFWATKKQLLDRVENRKTKQQIGFKNSLIFDTKPTSDGRINQVKFQLTPEIKYQIFALKPAVHQAFLNFVPSKMSEVDFWNKYFKAEYLHSTKNAVAAAAEAAEDEDLAVFLKDDEILEIEARKKVRRVDPTLDMEADQGDDYTHLPDHGIFRDGSKEISEAQNSLYRRTLLQDLNRQGAVVLEGKTLDIEMENPRAAAEVLARRKQESDGVLEDERHNRISKMTQIEDLQAQDDHRFAPLCIKDPRDYFDSQQVNAVKALDDSQAGMEKIKCSLSSEEAYSFLRDSIYKIKASGLRDPLFSPEVALKVLNELTKNISSTKSHIGKHSQDSVLDILPTSTKEKLLDHWVCSQELLRHFWSSYPITTQNLANKTRRLKDAISQVYSKLEEIKVSAKSDLRHQVSLIVHPMQQALDAALLHYDADIRKRNAKGAKPNGF from the exons ATGTCATCGGGAAAAGTTGTTAAGAAAGCCAAGTACAAAGCCACTGTGAAGGACCCTGGTACTCCTGGTATCCTTGTATTG ACTGAggaaaaatttgttttcaagccCAATGATCCTACATCAAGCAACAAACTTGAAGTCGACTTCAAATTTATAAAGA GTCATAAACACACTAAAGAGGGATCCAACAAACCACCATGGCTTAACCTCACCCATTCACAG GGAAGTTACATATTCGAATTAGAAACCTTTTCAGATCTTCATGTTTGCCGGGAACTAGTGG GTATTGCCCTTAGCAAGCATGGAGAAGCTGCAAAAGTTGTTTCGGAGGAACAATTGAGTGCTGCTGAAATGGGACAAAGAATTAAGCTATTACAAGAAGATAG CAAGTTGCAGAAGCTTCATAAAGAACTTGTGGCTAGTGGAAAGCTGACAGAATCAGAATTTTGGGCCACAAAGAAG cAATTACTTGATCGAGTTGAAAACAGGAAGACAAAACAACAAATTGGTTTTAAGAATTCTTTGATCTTCGACACAAAGCCTACAAGTGATGGTCGG ATAAACCAGGTTAAATTTCAATTGACACCGGAGATAAAATATCAG ATTTTCGCCCTAAAACCAGCTGTTCACCAGGCATTCCTCAATTTTGTGCCTAGTAAG ATGAGTGAAGTAGATTTTTGGAACAAATATTTTAAAGCTGAATATCTCCATAGTACCAAAAATGCCGTTGCAGCAGCTGCGGAGGCAGCTGAAGATGAGGATCTTGCTGTTTTTTTGAAAGATGATGAGATATTGGAAATTGAAGCTCGAAAGAAG GTTCGGCGGGTTGATCCTACTTTAGACATGGAAGCAGATCAAGGAGATGATTACACTCATCTTCCT GATCATGGAATCTTCCGTGATGGTAGCAAGGAAATATCTGAAGCTCAAAATTCTCTATATCGGAGAACATTGTTGCAAGATCTTAATAGACAAGGTGCAGTTGTTCTTGAAGGGAAAACTTTAG ATATAGAAATGGAAAACCCAAGAGCAGCAGCAGAAGTTCTTGCCCGGAGAAAACAGG AATCCGATGGGGTTTTAGAAGATGAAAGACATAACAGAATTTCTAAGATGACCCAGATTGAGGATCTTCAGGCACAGGATGATCATCGTTTTGCACCACTCTGCATCAAG GATCCTCGTGACTATTTTGATTCCCAACAAGTTAATGCAGTAAAAGCATTGGATGATTCCCAAGCTGGAAtggagaaaataaaatgcagttTGAGTTCCGAGGAAGCCTACAGCTTTCTGAGGGATTCCATATATAAGATCAAAGCTTCAGGATTAAGGGATCCTTTATTTAGTCCTGAGGTTGCTCTCAAG GTCCTTAATGAATTGACCAAAAATATCTCAAGCACCAAATCTCATATAGGGAAACATTCTCAGGATAGCGTCCTTGATATATTGCCCACCTCAACTAAGGAGAAACTACTAGAT CATTGGGTTTGCAGTCAGGAATTGCTTAGGCATTTTTGGTCTTCATATCCAATTACAACACAAAACCTTGCAAATAAG ACCAGAAGACTAAAGGATGCCATATCACAAGTGTATTCTAAACTCGAG GAAATAAAGGTATCTGCAAAGTCGGACCTGCGGCACCAGGTTTCCCTTATTGTCCACCCTATGCAGCAG GCTCTTGATGCTGCCTTATTACATTATGATGCTGACATTAGGAAACGAAACGCAAAAGGAGCGAAGCCCAACGGTTTTTAG